TTTTATAATTGCACAAAGCTTATGCAGATAAGTGCATCGGAAGCAAAATCGATCGGTGACGAAGCTTTTTACAATTGTTCTTCTTTAGGACGCTTACTCGTGAAGAAAGTGGAAGTGATCGGTCATTCTATTTTATCAATGAAATCCGGGACTAGTGCTGGAAGTGCATTGACCAGTATTGCGCTTCCAGTAATAAAAAAGATTGAAACAGATAGTTTTTCTGGCAATAGTGCGTTTAAAGGTATTTTAACTTCCTTGCGTAATTTATACAGCTCAGATACAGATGCTGTTAGAGATAATTTACCTAGAGAGATGTTGCTGTATGCTTTTCCTGATTATGAAAAGTATAGTGATCGATTTTTGAATGTAGGTGAAACGTATGACTATCAATTCTATCGGGATGAGGATATGGCGAGTGAAGATACAAAAACGTTATACAAATATATTGTATTGAAACAGCCAACAACTAATTCTGCGTATTATCAAATGCACAAAACCTATACACCGAGTTGGGGGTTGCAATGGAATATTTTTTCTCAGCCTGAAACGTTTATGAAGAAAAAGGTTTCTATTACGATCGGTGATCCATCGGCACCATCTACTATTTTGATGCCAGGTTTTTATCAAGGTGTTGCCGATTTGAATTGGACGATCCCTTCAAGTGCTTCTGTTTCAGGTACGACAGATATTGTTGCCTTTAACATGGTTTTATTTACAGGAGAAGAAAAGCCTGTGAATCAAGTGATGCTGGATATTCATGATATTTATGCGAAACAAGGAGATACAGCAGTTGATTTTGTGACGGATATTGCTGCGAGTGAAGAGCAGATCAACTTGGAAGATGCACAGCTTACGATCGCTTATCCTTCTGATAAATTGACGCTGGGGGATTTATGGATCGAGCAGAACGGTCAGGATATTACTGGAAATGCCCGAGTGGAGCTGAGCACAAGCGGAACAGTTCTCGTTACTGGAATCAACGCTCAAGATATCAAAAATTTTCCAGTCAAAATCCATTTTAAAAATAGTAAGGCTGAACAAGCAATGGAAAGTGAATCATTTGAAGGATCGATTCTTTCTGCTAGCTTGTACGACACAGATAAATTCACCGTGGAAATAATCAAGGAAGAAAAAGCTGGATTGAGTTTGCTGTGGGTTCCTGATATTTTCGATTTTGGTTCGCATCGTTTAGCTGAGTTAAAAGAGGAGACATTTCAGACAACGACCGAGTTGCCGGCGTATTTAGTTGTAAGTGATATGAGAGGGACTGAAGAGACAAATGGCTGGAAAGTACAATTAACGGCTTCGCATTTAACGGAAAATAAATCAGGTGACAGGATAGAGAATGTGGAATATCTTTTTACAGGCAATAAGTTAAAAGAATATCATACTGACGATGTCTCGCTTCCTCCGAATCAAACAACGATCATTGAACCGTCAGATAGACTAAAGGAAAACTCACTCGTATCGTCTAACTTTACTAGTGCTGAAACAGATACAGGAATATTGTCTGCAAAAACTGGAGGTATTTCTGGCTACTATGCACTTGAAATCAATGATATTCAACTAAAGATCCAAGAGCTGACAAAG
This sequence is a window from Enterococcus wangshanyuanii. Protein-coding genes within it:
- a CDS encoding leucine-rich repeat protein, producing MKRGLYVLLGTAFVVLAFSSQKSYLAVSTDTFDRQEETTSSQDQQTTAATTTSGSIKNVLHFGDSIESVTKSEQQTQTSTTNIEDSKQATVRAAAANTLSYTIVVHEETYRVNMTPVTTNSLIYSAEVIAPEKAKTLIDLDLKDPDKKAQANTYLEDAFTALVEATRQAGGQFDLAQVQSIKVSNIAVADFSAYDRSPIVTTLANKSAYFRNMARLTFPDMVAGDGVLKSLTASVPIANLILPKIKRIGDSFAVVAGEITPPLANVNAKLIGIYAPEVEEIGDYAFHGQSLLRGTLTSPDASGTTSTTLLSFPKVTKIGKQAFRNAKVLKYLALDNLVEMGEGAFEECADLTGGNAYGFSLNSSGDPLLLPKLKAIPARAFYNCTKLMQISASEAKSIGDEAFYNCSSLGRLLVKKVEVIGHSILSMKSGTSAGSALTSIALPVIKKIETDSFSGNSAFKGILTSLRNLYSSDTDAVRDNLPREMLLYAFPDYEKYSDRFLNVGETYDYQFYRDEDMASEDTKTLYKYIVLKQPTTNSAYYQMHKTYTPSWGLQWNIFSQPETFMKKKVSITIGDPSAPSTILMPGFYQGVADLNWTIPSSASVSGTTDIVAFNMVLFTGEEKPVNQVMLDIHDIYAKQGDTAVDFVTDIAASEEQINLEDAQLTIAYPSDKLTLGDLWIEQNGQDITGNARVELSTSGTVLVTGINAQDIKNFPVKIHFKNSKAEQAMESESFEGSILSASLYDTDKFTVEIIKEEKAGLSLLWVPDIFDFGSHRLAELKEETFQTTTELPAYLVVSDMRGTEETNGWKVQLTASHLTENKSGDRIENVEYLFTGNKLKEYHTDDVSLPPNQTTIIEPSDRLKENSLVSSNFTSAETDTGILSAKTGGISGYYALEINDIQLKIQELTKINGSAYNGTLTWTLEDTL